Proteins encoded together in one Desulfosporosinus meridiei DSM 13257 window:
- the minE gene encoding cell division topological specificity factor MinE has translation MLEFISRMLGRESASSKSVAKERLRLVLVHDRASISPAMLNKLREDLVKVISNYMEIDEAALEFNLCQDDREVALIANIPVVKMKRDYSAKGQELNS, from the coding sequence TTGTTAGAATTTATCAGCCGGATGCTAGGCAGGGAAAGTGCCTCAAGCAAGTCGGTAGCAAAAGAACGTCTACGGCTTGTCTTAGTGCACGACCGTGCCAGCATTTCGCCTGCCATGCTTAACAAATTAAGAGAAGATCTTGTTAAAGTAATCTCTAACTACATGGAGATCGACGAAGCTGCCTTGGAATTTAATCTTTGTCAAGACGACCGTGAAGTAGCTTTAATTGCCAACATTCCTGTCGTAAAAATGAAGCGAGATTATTCTGCTAAGGGTCAAGAACTGAATAGCTAA
- the minD gene encoding septum site-determining protein MinD, with product MGEVIVVTSGKGGVGKTTTSANIGTGLANNGHKVVLVDTDIGLRNLDVVLGLENRIVYDLVDVTSGNCRLKQALIKDKRFTNLFLLPAAQTKDKTAVNPEQMKALCQELKEEFDYAIIDCPAGIEQGFRNAIAGADRAVVVCTPEVSAVRDADRIIGLLEASELRNPKLIINRLRPDMVKRGDMMDISDILDILAIELIGVVPEDESIVVSTNRGEPAVMDLGSKAGEAYRRITKRIQGEEVPLMNLEVPKGLMDRLKKLIGLG from the coding sequence ATGGGTGAGGTAATCGTAGTAACTTCTGGAAAAGGGGGCGTAGGCAAGACGACAACATCGGCTAATATTGGCACTGGTTTAGCCAATAATGGCCATAAAGTCGTTCTTGTTGATACAGATATAGGTTTGCGTAACCTTGATGTGGTATTGGGTTTAGAGAATAGAATTGTTTACGATTTGGTGGATGTAACCAGTGGTAATTGCCGTTTGAAACAAGCACTTATCAAAGATAAGCGTTTTACCAATCTCTTTTTGCTGCCGGCTGCCCAAACAAAAGATAAAACAGCCGTCAATCCTGAGCAAATGAAGGCCCTCTGCCAGGAGCTTAAAGAAGAATTTGATTATGCAATTATAGATTGTCCGGCAGGAATCGAGCAAGGCTTCCGTAACGCCATTGCCGGTGCGGACCGAGCGGTTGTGGTTTGTACACCTGAAGTCAGTGCAGTCCGGGACGCAGACCGGATTATTGGCTTACTGGAAGCATCGGAACTAAGAAATCCAAAATTAATCATTAACCGTCTGCGCCCGGATATGGTAAAACGCGGTGACATGATGGATATTTCAGATATTTTAGATATCCTAGCCATCGAGCTTATTGGGGTGGTTCCCGAAGATGAGAGCATCGTAGTTTCCACGAACCGTGGTGAACCTGCAGTCATGGATCTGGGCTCAAAAGCAGGAGAAGCGTACCGACGGATTACAAAGAGAATCCAAGGGGAAGAGGTTCCCCTGATGAACCTCGAAGTACCTAAAGGACTCATGGATAGATTGAAGAAACTCATTGGCCTAGGTTGA
- the minC gene encoding septum site-determining protein MinC: MTRTDHVALKGTRDGLVLYLDPAADFELLINELSTLMKNSDQFLQGAAVRCYAGKREFSEEEIAGIAAALKESGLELAGWLTEDEVYLPKPRPSVYAEREARLEEGMVEGHCLFVERSMRSGKSVQYEGHVVVMGDVNPGAEIIATGNIVVLGSLKGVAHAGATGNREATVSAYHLAPTQLRIADLVTRAPDDGTEIRGPEIAKIKDDQLVVEAAGLSGWRGKAR; this comes from the coding sequence TTGACACGGACAGATCATGTGGCACTTAAAGGAACCCGCGACGGTCTGGTCTTGTACCTGGATCCGGCTGCGGACTTTGAATTGCTGATCAATGAACTTAGTACCCTTATGAAGAACTCGGATCAATTCCTCCAAGGTGCAGCCGTTCGGTGTTACGCCGGGAAAAGAGAGTTCTCAGAGGAGGAAATCGCTGGTATAGCCGCCGCTTTGAAGGAATCTGGGTTAGAACTTGCAGGCTGGCTGACCGAGGATGAAGTCTACCTTCCTAAGCCCAGGCCCTCAGTATATGCGGAAAGAGAGGCACGTCTGGAAGAAGGAATGGTTGAAGGACATTGTCTCTTTGTAGAACGCTCAATGCGCTCGGGAAAGAGTGTGCAGTATGAGGGGCATGTTGTAGTGATGGGTGATGTTAACCCAGGAGCGGAAATAATTGCGACTGGAAATATTGTCGTTCTGGGTTCCCTTAAAGGGGTTGCTCATGCAGGAGCGACAGGAAATCGAGAGGCCACGGTAAGCGCCTATCATCTGGCCCCTACTCAATTGCGAATCGCGGATTTGGTCACCAGGGCTCCGGATGACGGAACTGAAATCCGAGGGCCGGAGATTGCTAAGATCAAGGATGACCAATTAGTAGTAGAAGCAGCCGGACTGAGCGGTTGGCGCGGCAAGGCCCGTTAA